A DNA window from Polyangiaceae bacterium contains the following coding sequences:
- a CDS encoding ABC transporter permease, with product MSASSSSTLGPFAALGSFFLSTAEIVGGMGVMLGRIVVRMVRLNLDAAELLRNMYKMGVKSLPIVVVTALFTGGIMVIQAAPIVQRYGAQGLLGWGAGFGTLREIGPLLTSLMISGRVGANNTAELGTMVVTEQIDALRALAIDPISFLIVPRFIGIVTTLFLSTVFADALALFGASYAGWGILGVEPAVFYNGLTSGLLGLGDVFHGLIKSVVFGIVIALASCQFGIATSGGAPGVGRAVNATVVVSAAGIFVLDYLVSFAIG from the coding sequence GTGAGCGCGTCCTCGTCATCCACCCTCGGCCCCTTCGCCGCGCTGGGAAGCTTCTTCCTGAGCACGGCGGAGATCGTCGGCGGAATGGGCGTGATGCTCGGCCGCATCGTGGTGCGGATGGTGCGCCTGAACCTGGACGCCGCAGAACTCTTGCGCAACATGTACAAAATGGGGGTCAAGTCGCTGCCCATCGTGGTGGTGACGGCGCTCTTCACCGGCGGCATCATGGTGATTCAGGCGGCCCCGATCGTGCAGCGCTACGGCGCGCAGGGGTTGCTCGGCTGGGGCGCCGGGTTTGGGACGCTGCGGGAGATTGGACCGCTGCTGACTTCGCTGATGATTTCGGGTCGCGTAGGCGCCAACAACACCGCAGAGCTCGGCACCATGGTCGTGACGGAGCAGATCGACGCCCTGCGCGCCTTGGCGATCGACCCGATCAGCTTCTTGATCGTCCCGCGTTTCATCGGCATCGTGACGACCCTGTTTCTGTCCACCGTGTTTGCGGATGCGCTGGCGCTGTTCGGAGCGTCCTACGCCGGCTGGGGCATCTTGGGCGTGGAACCAGCGGTATTCTACAACGGCCTCACGAGTGGGCTGCTCGGCTTGGGCGACGTCTTCCACGGCCTGATCAAGAGCGTGGTGTTCGGGATCGTCATCGCCCTCGCCAGCTGCCAGTTCGGCATCGCGACCAGCGGTGGGGCGCCTGGCGTGGGTCGGGCCGTGAATGCAACCGTGGTGGTGAGTGCGGCCGGCATCTTCGTCCTGGACTACCTGGTGAGCTTCGCCATCGGCTGA
- a CDS encoding ATP-binding cassette domain-containing protein — MIALRGIEKSFGRPVLRDVTVDIPAGCLYGLIGPGASGKSVLLKILSGLIRPDAGSVHIDGRNVLGMTDLELQEFRKRIGMLFQNNALFDFMTVAENIAFPLRRLFDLPDPEIRERVAERLACVSMAGFEERMPSGLSGGQKKRVGVARATVIQAPIVLYDEPAAGLDPVTSQKIFDLLRAEQQGSGATVVMVSSDLDRMLTVTDRVGMMYKGRLIFDGTTEEAYSSPDPYVHQFVHGIPEGPL; from the coding sequence GTGATTGCGCTGCGAGGAATCGAGAAGAGCTTCGGTCGACCCGTGCTCCGAGACGTGACCGTCGACATTCCCGCCGGCTGCCTCTACGGCTTGATCGGGCCCGGCGCCTCGGGCAAGAGCGTGCTGCTCAAGATCCTTTCCGGGTTGATTCGCCCCGACGCGGGCAGCGTCCACATCGACGGACGTAACGTGCTCGGCATGACGGATCTCGAACTGCAGGAGTTTCGCAAGCGTATCGGCATGTTGTTCCAGAACAACGCGCTCTTCGATTTCATGACCGTGGCCGAGAACATCGCCTTTCCTTTGCGGCGCCTGTTCGACTTGCCGGATCCGGAGATACGTGAGCGGGTCGCCGAACGCCTGGCCTGCGTCTCGATGGCGGGTTTCGAAGAGCGCATGCCTTCGGGCCTCAGCGGCGGACAGAAGAAGCGCGTGGGCGTCGCGCGGGCGACGGTGATTCAGGCTCCCATCGTGCTCTACGACGAGCCCGCCGCGGGACTGGATCCGGTGACCAGTCAGAAGATCTTCGACCTGTTGCGGGCGGAGCAGCAAGGCAGCGGCGCCACGGTAGTCATGGTCAGTAGCGACCTCGACCGCATGCTCACCGTCACGGACCGCGTCGGCATGATGTACAAGGGCCGCCTCATCTTCGACGGCACGACGGAGGAAGCCTACTCTTCCCCGGATCCCTACGTGCATCAGTTCGTTCACGGCATTCCCGAGGGCCCGCTGTAG
- a CDS encoding ATP-binding cassette domain-containing protein — protein MISFRNVKKAFGPKHVLQGVSFDVQDGEVFFIIGASGVGKSVLIKHLIGLLYPDDGEIWLDGEEVSRFDERRMYAVRKKCAMVFQHSTLFDSMTCAENVALPLKKHKGMKPREALQEAARLLNHVHMAEFGSRYPAELGDGMRKRVAIARALTLEPQYVLFDEPTTSLDPVSARRVDKLIRELSDTLGVTSIVVSHDLVSIFAIADRIVMLYKGHVKLLGTPEDFRNSEDGVIQQFINGRAEGPMDA, from the coding sequence ATGATTTCCTTTCGGAACGTAAAGAAGGCGTTTGGCCCCAAACACGTGCTGCAAGGGGTGAGCTTCGACGTGCAAGACGGCGAAGTGTTCTTCATCATCGGCGCCTCGGGTGTCGGCAAGAGCGTGCTGATCAAGCACCTGATCGGCCTGCTCTACCCCGACGATGGCGAGATCTGGCTCGATGGCGAGGAGGTCAGCCGCTTCGACGAGCGACGCATGTACGCCGTGCGGAAGAAGTGCGCGATGGTGTTTCAGCACTCCACGCTCTTCGACTCGATGACCTGTGCGGAGAACGTCGCCCTGCCGCTCAAGAAGCACAAGGGAATGAAGCCGCGCGAGGCCTTGCAGGAGGCTGCACGCCTGCTCAACCACGTGCACATGGCGGAGTTCGGAAGCCGCTATCCCGCCGAGCTCGGAGACGGCATGCGCAAGCGCGTGGCCATTGCCCGGGCGCTGACGTTGGAGCCGCAGTACGTGCTGTTCGACGAGCCCACTACCAGCCTCGACCCCGTGAGCGCCCGGCGCGTCGACAAGTTGATTCGCGAGCTGTCGGACACCTTGGGGGTGACCAGCATCGTGGTCTCCCACGACCTGGTCAGCATCTTCGCAATCGCCGACCGCATCGTGATGTTGTACAAAGGTCACGTGAAGCTGCTGGGTACCCCCGAGGATTTCCGCAATTCCGAGGATGGGGTGATCCAACAATTCATCAACGGCCGAGCCGAAGGCCCCATGGACGCATGA
- a CDS encoding DUF4190 domain-containing protein — protein MADPPILDPFQPGAAKAERPTGGKTSSLAVLSLSASLSGFVCFPALGGLLGVIFGVAAKNEISREGRGGNGLAIAGIALGGLNLVLSVAALGALLMWLPSLSSPKPRATAVYPTTPPIAPPTLPFAPPSVAPAPAPVPAAASADTSVVRTHVGKVTLVDLSRDAGSLTDLLDAERTDAKKHGEKLVLWLVVPGCKPCNGVAAALPDARMQRALGGTRLVRANVREFVGELTYLGLPSDKIPGFVLLSDQNRPMDYVHGGEWDEDVPANIAPVLGKFVTGQYTKRRDPWRGTRREDETAL, from the coding sequence ATGGCCGACCCTCCGATCCTCGATCCCTTTCAACCCGGCGCTGCCAAGGCAGAGCGCCCGACCGGCGGCAAGACCAGCAGCCTGGCCGTTCTCTCCCTGAGCGCATCGCTGAGTGGGTTCGTGTGTTTTCCGGCACTCGGCGGACTGCTCGGCGTCATCTTTGGCGTCGCCGCCAAGAATGAGATCTCGCGAGAGGGTCGCGGCGGCAATGGGCTCGCCATTGCCGGCATCGCCCTCGGCGGCCTCAATCTGGTGCTCAGCGTGGCCGCCCTGGGGGCCCTGCTGATGTGGCTTCCGAGCCTCTCGTCCCCCAAGCCCCGCGCGACGGCGGTGTACCCGACCACGCCGCCGATCGCACCGCCCACCTTGCCCTTCGCGCCTCCCAGCGTGGCGCCGGCGCCCGCGCCGGTGCCGGCAGCCGCCAGCGCCGATACGAGCGTCGTCCGCACGCACGTCGGCAAGGTCACGCTGGTGGACCTCAGCCGCGACGCCGGCTCCCTGACGGATCTGCTCGATGCCGAGCGCACCGACGCCAAGAAGCATGGAGAGAAGTTGGTGCTGTGGTTGGTCGTTCCCGGCTGCAAGCCCTGCAACGGTGTCGCGGCGGCGCTACCCGATGCGCGCATGCAGCGCGCCCTGGGTGGCACGCGATTGGTGCGCGCAAACGTCCGGGAGTTCGTGGGGGAGCTCACCTACCTCGGTTTGCCCAGCGACAAGATCCCAGGCTTCGTTCTGCTCAGCGACCAGAACCGACCGATGGACTACGTGCACGGCGGAGAGTGGGACGAGGACGTGCCGGCCAACATCGCCCCCGTGCTGGGCAAGTTCGTCACGGGGCAGTACACGAAGCGGCGCGACCCCTGGCGCGGAACGCGGCGCGAAGACGAAACCGCGCTCTGA
- a CDS encoding tetratricopeptide repeat protein, whose protein sequence is MRSLAVLALALSLTAAATSAQAQGSPSSAAIEQAKGHFERAQEAYRRGAYRDAVDELERARRLDPGSKDLEYNLGLVYEKLGDIDQALKHFLRYRDMETDSQELTRIERTIERLRGARDEFDETSTVPAEQAKSPIVYRPTIVVKEAPRRGRLDGFTYAAGGIAGAAAIVGVVFGVRALTERPASDERTGPAASAMDLQDRAESAHQHAVVADVAFLVSAVSLGATAWLYFGRDADEPRAKASAQLRRDGGSVVVGVSF, encoded by the coding sequence ATGCGCTCGCTCGCCGTCTTGGCATTGGCCCTGTCGCTCACTGCTGCAGCCACCTCGGCCCAAGCCCAGGGTTCGCCCTCGTCGGCGGCCATCGAGCAAGCCAAAGGTCACTTCGAGCGCGCTCAAGAAGCATATCGACGAGGCGCCTACCGCGACGCGGTGGACGAGCTGGAGCGTGCGCGCCGTCTCGACCCTGGCAGTAAGGATCTCGAGTACAACTTGGGACTGGTCTACGAGAAGCTCGGTGACATCGACCAAGCGCTCAAGCACTTCCTCCGCTATCGCGACATGGAGACGGACTCGCAGGAGCTCACGCGCATCGAACGCACCATCGAACGGCTACGCGGTGCGCGTGACGAGTTCGACGAGACCTCCACGGTGCCCGCGGAGCAGGCAAAGTCGCCCATCGTGTATCGCCCCACCATCGTGGTGAAAGAGGCTCCACGGCGCGGGCGCCTCGATGGCTTCACCTACGCCGCGGGAGGAATCGCTGGCGCTGCAGCAATCGTGGGCGTGGTCTTTGGTGTGCGCGCGCTCACCGAACGCCCCGCGTCGGACGAGCGCACCGGGCCCGCTGCTTCCGCGATGGATCTCCAGGACCGAGCCGAGAGCGCCCATCAACACGCGGTGGTGGCGGATGTCGCCTTTCTGGTCAGCGCGGTGTCCCTGGGTGCGACCGCCTGGCTCTACTTCGGGCGCGATGCCGACGAGCCGCGGGCCAAGGCCAGCGCCCAGCTCCGGCGTGACGGCGGCAGCGTCGTCGTGGGAGTCAGCTTTTGA
- a CDS encoding ABC transporter permease has translation MTDQTPASTGSVGTIDEEAIQHEPTGVAALGAAVLQLANAGRQMYSVFVKTLYYTARGARQPGAITRQMYEVGNRSLVFLCVVMGFIGMILVYQAGVQTKRVVPDLSLLGATFLELLVRDLAASIGALMLATRVGAGIAAEIGSMVVTEQVDALRMCAADPVDYLIKPRFVASIIMTTVLVALAAGVAYTTGMWTGYAFFDINPRTFVNMSMVDAGDLTIGLSKCVAYGAAIPVVSGYCGLTTFGGSEGVGWATTRAVVNSSLAVIILNFFISGAGFVIFG, from the coding sequence ATGACCGACCAAACCCCTGCCTCCACCGGTAGCGTCGGGACCATCGACGAAGAGGCGATCCAGCACGAACCGACGGGGGTGGCGGCCTTGGGCGCCGCCGTGCTGCAACTGGCCAACGCCGGACGACAGATGTACTCCGTCTTCGTGAAGACGCTGTACTACACGGCGCGCGGCGCACGTCAGCCGGGTGCCATCACCCGGCAGATGTACGAGGTGGGGAACCGCAGCCTCGTGTTCCTGTGCGTGGTGATGGGGTTCATCGGCATGATCCTCGTGTACCAGGCTGGCGTGCAGACCAAGCGCGTGGTGCCGGACCTTTCTCTGCTGGGCGCCACCTTCCTCGAGCTCCTGGTGCGGGACCTGGCCGCGAGCATCGGCGCGTTGATGCTCGCCACTCGGGTGGGCGCCGGCATCGCGGCGGAGATCGGCTCGATGGTCGTGACCGAGCAAGTGGACGCCCTGCGGATGTGTGCGGCGGACCCCGTGGACTACCTGATCAAGCCGCGCTTCGTCGCCAGCATCATCATGACCACCGTGCTCGTCGCCCTGGCCGCGGGCGTGGCCTACACGACCGGCATGTGGACGGGGTACGCCTTCTTCGACATCAATCCGCGCACCTTCGTCAACATGAGCATGGTGGACGCGGGCGACCTGACCATCGGTCTCTCGAAGTGCGTCGCCTACGGCGCTGCCATTCCCGTCGTCAGCGGCTATTGCGGCCTCACCACCTTCGGCGGCAGCGAAGGCGTGGGCTGGGCCACTACCCGCGCGGTGGTCAACTCGTCGCTGGCAGTCATCATCTTGAACTTCTTCATCAGCGGCGCCGGCTTCGTGATCTTCGGCTGA
- a CDS encoding MlaD family protein, translated as MSQRSIEVKVGVLIIVALVLLGGFVVVMGGLSFEPTYTVYVDFENPGGLQAGAPVRIAGMKVGKIEGVEFRGGTMDPKTNEPVPPIRVVAKIEKRYQHAVYENARFYVTTQGVLGEMFLAVEPGTADRPAIQDGAIVHGISPPRLDLLLSESYELLHRAYDGITKNEKKIGETFDGLHATLKGTGDFFQNNGKKLDNVVTNVETLTVEANDTLKAARGRYVENQQINRIFDNVEHTTVTLNRNLDPLLTDGRQVVADTKKLTSTLTNDAQLQKYKKITNDVSDATGRARLMTADAQSVVAHVKRGKGTVGALVMDEALYDDLQEMLRDLKHNPWKFFWRE; from the coding sequence ATGAGCCAGCGATCCATCGAGGTCAAAGTCGGAGTCCTGATCATCGTCGCGCTGGTGCTCCTTGGCGGGTTCGTCGTGGTGATGGGCGGGCTGTCCTTCGAACCGACCTACACCGTCTACGTCGATTTCGAGAACCCGGGCGGGTTGCAGGCCGGCGCCCCGGTACGCATCGCCGGCATGAAGGTGGGGAAGATCGAGGGGGTCGAGTTTCGCGGCGGCACGATGGACCCGAAGACCAACGAACCCGTGCCGCCCATTCGCGTCGTCGCGAAGATCGAGAAGCGCTACCAGCACGCGGTCTACGAGAACGCACGCTTCTACGTCACGACCCAAGGCGTTCTCGGTGAGATGTTCCTGGCGGTCGAGCCTGGCACGGCGGACCGTCCCGCGATCCAGGACGGCGCTATCGTCCATGGCATCTCCCCACCGCGCCTCGACCTGCTGCTGAGCGAAAGCTACGAGCTTCTGCATCGCGCCTACGATGGCATCACCAAGAACGAGAAGAAGATCGGCGAGACCTTCGATGGACTTCACGCGACGCTCAAGGGCACTGGCGACTTCTTCCAGAACAACGGGAAGAAGCTCGATAACGTGGTGACCAACGTCGAAACGCTCACCGTGGAGGCCAACGACACCCTCAAGGCGGCCCGCGGGCGTTACGTCGAAAATCAGCAAATCAACCGCATTTTCGACAACGTCGAGCACACCACGGTGACCCTGAACCGCAACCTGGATCCGCTGCTCACCGACGGGCGGCAGGTGGTTGCGGACACGAAGAAGCTCACCTCGACGTTGACGAACGACGCGCAGTTGCAGAAGTACAAGAAGATCACCAACGACGTGAGCGACGCAACCGGACGCGCGCGCCTAATGACGGCCGACGCTCAATCCGTCGTTGCCCACGTAAAACGCGGCAAGGGCA